CAATTAAAACTATGGCAAGATGTTAAAACCAATCAAGCATGATGTTTTAGGGAATTTGGGAGTTTTAAATTGCAATACGgaatgatttttttttttttttttttttttttttcatttttatttttatttcatGTTATTCTCCTTCCGCATGCATAATCACAATGGAGTATGAAATTGATGTCATTCAGTTGATATAGAAGTGTTCAAAAGATATAAAAAAGTGAGGTAAGGTTTGATATAGAAGAgagttgatgaaatcaatCTCTCGCAGCAGCAGCGGTTGATTTGTCCATTCCActtagatttttcaaaatcctcAGATAAGGCCAGTTAAGGTTTTTAATAAAAGGCACTAAGTTGACGTAGTAAGGGGAATTTAATGTTCGTGTGCTATTGTGATCAATGGCATTTATAATTTGACTTGCCAATTCTGCAGGATCCACATCGGGAGCTAATAATTTAGAAGGTGTCTGTACGTTGGCAAACATTTCTGTTCTCAATTTTCCGGGGCACACTAAGAGAGTTTTAACGGGTCTCATTTTAATCCTTTTAAGACGTTGACTAAGAGAGTTGTGATAGGCAATGAGTCCACCTTTAGAGGCACCATAGGAAGTCAGGCTTGCAGGAGACGCAATACCCAGCACAGATGCTACATTTACTATGTAACCTTGtccaatttcaatgataCCGGGTAGGAAAGTTTGAATCATCATATAGGCCCCAATATAGTTCACGTCAATCACTTTGTGTATATCACTGTCTGATGTTTCCTGTAAAGGCGAAATACAAGTTATACCAGCATTATTAAACAGCAGAGTCACAATACCATGATTTTTTATGATTGTCTTATGCAACTCCTTTATCTGCTCGTACTTGGCCACATTACAAGGGTAATATACAATATTACCATTAGGATTTAGATCGACGGAAGGTGGCCCCAAATCTGCAATAATCACCCTTATACCTTTCAGagccaatttttgaaccaattgcCACCCAAAACCTTTAGAACCTCCCGTCACCAGTGCAATGGTTTCTCGATTCAACGAAATTCTACCAAAAGTGGGGGCGACGAACTCTTCCACATCTTCCTTACAACGTACAGCAAAACGGTACATAAATTAATTTTCGGACCTCTGGAATTTTGGAGATTATATTGGAGGGGATTGAAGATGGAATCCTATTTGGAAATACTCTATTTTATTTCGCCTGACACAAATTTAATATTATTCGGAATCTCGGCGACACACTGACGTTCTAATGCCAGCCGTAGGAAAAAAAACATAAGGAAATAACAGCAATAAAGTTCGACAACAAGAAAGCCTGGAGCGATATCATGCTGCTAGCTACTTATACATTGGCGGCTATATCTGTATATCCTTCACACCTGTAGCGTAAATCATACATATCAGTGTGTACAACATGTCCGGGTAACATAAACCCGCCTTTGGAATTTCGCCTAAAACAGTGGGGAGTCGAAACTGACAGGATTCAGAAGTCGATTGAACGAACTCTTTACTCCATCAAGTGTTAAATGAGTGAAGCACCAGAGTTCATCAGGGTCAAGAGACGTAGAGATGAAGACTCAGTACAGGCTTTGCTGGTTGATGAGGGtcagaagaaaagaaagaagggtagattcatcttcaagTTAGCAAGAACGGTTAACTCAGATAGTTATGAGAATGCAGATGAAGCATTAACTCCACTTCTGAAACTGGCTGCCAATGATCATCGTCATTTTGTTTTAGAACGGGAGGGGAAAAGACGTAGGGATTCTGATGATGTGGAACAAGTACCACCAGTTGGCAAACCCGCAAAAGTTTCTCATCTGGAAGACCACCAAAAGGAAGCTGATGATTTGCCGCCAGAGATCAATCAGATGGTCTCTGACATTctgaatttgaataaaaatgaCAAAGGAGAGCAAAATAGACCACGTAAGCCCTCTAAGAAACATTTTGGCGGCAGTAATCGCGAAGTTGTTTCACTACCTAGTAACGATTACATTTACGATATTTACCACTTAGAAAGTCTgaaagatgatgatttgaacTCTTACAAATACGAGGATTTAGGGTTTGTTAAGATTGTTAATAAATTCATCGATTTAGTTCCCGACGAGGATACAGATCCCGAACAATGttctgatgatgaggattCAAACGAGGAGAACTACTATCAGAACGATTAtcctgatgatgaagacgatgacAGGTCAATTCCCCTAGGTAGTGAggctgatgaagaaagcTTACCTGAAGAAATTACTTGGAAGAAACAGCCACAAGATGATTACGCAGAACTTTTCGACAAACTGGGACAAAGCGATAACATCCTAGACTCTTTGAATACAAGTAATTTAGTTAATTTGGATGCggacgatgacgatgacgatgaagattgGCATGAAGATCTGGATGACGAAGAGTTTGAAAACGACAATTATGATGGCAGAAATGGATACAAAGCTAACGAATTTTTCCCTACCGATAAAGATGACTCATTAGCAGCCCATCGTGATAAAATATTTGGGAGACTAGAAAAGTTGTTGAACAAAGGCTAGAGTGCTGTTTTCATTATGTTATTATTTGCATCAATATGTGACTGTTTTACAACTCTAAAGTACGCGGTGTGTGGATTGTCGAGGAAAACCGCGGTGTTTGGGTTAATGGAATAtctttagatttttttttcaagacAGGCGGAAACAAACGCCACACCGACGCAGCGACGCGGAAgcattggaatttttcaccattttgaCAAAATATTGAGGGTCGATGGGCGATGGGCCTAGTGGGCGGATGTTTTCCAATTATTGGCATAGGGTTCTTTGTTAGGTGCTGCTGGAGCCTTTTCTGTTGTGTTTTTGAGAGACTTTAGTAGGTCAGAGgcaattgaaagatgaagTTCATCCAAACCGagcaatttgttcaaattccAGAAGGTGTCAGTGTCTACATCAAGGCCAGAACCATCAAGGTCGTTGGTCCAAGAGGTACTCTTTTCAAGAACTTGAAGCACGTCGATGTTTCCTTCTCTAGAGTCAGTGCCAAGTTGATCAAGATCACCGTTCACAACGGTGACAGAAAGCACGTTGCTGCTTTGAGAACCGTTAAGTCTTTGGTCGACAACTTGATCACTGGTGTCACCAAGGGTTACCGTTACAAGATGAGATATGTGTACGCGCATTTTCCTATCAACGTCAACGTTGTTGAAAAGGACGGTAAGAAATTGGTCGAAATCAGAAACTACTTGGGTGACAAGCAAGTTAGACACGTCCCAGTTAGAGAAGGTGTTAAGATCGAATTCTCCACTACCCAAAAGgatgaattgatcttgGAAGGTAACTCCATCGAAAACGTCTCTCAAAACGCTGCTGACATTCAACAAATCTGTCGTGCCAGAAACAAGGATATCAGAAAGTTCTTGGATGGTATCTACGTCTCTGACAAGGGTGTCATTCAGGACTTGTAAGGTAATTAAGCGCAATTAGTTTTGTATCATATAGTAaattatcttcatccatatAATGAACACTGCTCCTTTAGAGGTCTACTGAACATAAAAACatacaagaaaaaaaaaaaaaaaataaatcttACAGAATATCGGCATATGTCTAGATAATAGTTCAAAATTGTGTCAATAAAAATACCATACCATAATCAACAGTCAATGGTTTCTTGGATTTCTCTTCATGAGTGCCATAGAATTTTGAATCCACCCATTAGGACCACCATCTTCCATTATTACATCGTAAACTTCTTGTGTTGGgaaattctttaattggTCGTTCTCACAACCAATGACTGCAGCATTTCTTGTACTAGGGATTCTTAACATTTCCTGGTCCACTTTCCAACCAACACGGTTAGCAATGCAAGTGACATGATCTACTAATCCAGCATAAGTACTATTGCCCACTGTACtgtttgaagatttaaCCGATTTCCTTACATTAAAACGAACTCTTTGACCAGAGAAATTATGAGAACAGCATGGTATAACCATGAAGGGGAACCCTAACAGTGGTATCCAACACGTTAATTCATCTGAATGGTTACCAATGATAAATGTGTTCTCAGGAAATTCAGTAACGTTAACTTTAGGGGAACTTAAAAGATCCTCACTGGTGTAGACTACAGTTGCCGGTGCAATGACTTCATGAGCAACTTTAACGGGGAAAATTCCACCGTTATGTTCTAAATGAGGTAGTCTTTTTTTAACTTCTGGATGAGGTCGCACTAGAATTGATGGAATAATTATTTGTTCCTTAAGACACGCTTGAATCTCTGGAGGGAAACTAGACCAAGATTTTCTATGACGTGCGTCAATACCTAGACCTTTAATCCCTTCACTCAATAAAATGTAGCACAGTATACCATTACCACACCCCAAATCCCTAAACTGCATCTTCTCTCTAAAATTGGGGCCGTGCATCTTGGTCCATAGTGCAATTAAAAACGCTGCAATTGcaatatcttcaaaaacGTGCTTCCTTGGATCTGTCGATTCTTGCCAATTATCCACCAAGTGCGTAGagtattttttcttcaatgcaATGTATCTATCTTGGAAATCCACTTTATTAACCACCAAATCGTGTCTAACTCTTTTCTGGTAACCTTGCATAACCCCCATAGAATGTTTGTGTGCAGTTTCTAGCAGCCTCCATGCTGTCCTCACCACCCTTTCTGATTCATTTCGAAGTTGTTCAGTATTATTTTTAAACGAAATGTAATGCACTGAAAGCGTTTTATCATGTAAAAAGATAGCCACGGCTTTCACATGCGGGATGTAAAATGGGCATTCATCTCCTTCTTGAGTATGTGGGATATAGATGACCAAAGAAGTGGATTCATCCTTTAAACCGTTTAATATTAGACAGGTTTGATTCATTATAGCATCTTTGTAGGGGTTTCTCGGTATAATTCTTCTAACGATTTCTGTGGAGCAGTAGAGGTCTAGTTCTGGATTAATTGGCGGAAATCTAACGTCGAAGTCGTCAACTCCTAATTTTTTAGCCTCTGGATCtgaaatttccaattctttgtCTTGACATTTCTTAAGAGTACGTTTATTACCGTTAGAATCACATAAcacttcttgtaaaatatCTGCTCTTAGAATTGCAGATGAATTGATATTAGGTTCCCTTATAACATTCATCATAGCAGTTTCAAAATGGGCcttatcaaattttacaGTTTCTCGAGTGGAATACATGGAGTGCCATTGTTCTCCAAGTATACTCTTCGAATctaaattgaatttaaacTGAGCTCGATTCATGGACATTTCTCAAGGGGGAGCATGGGAGTGCTGAAAGGTAATAAATCGGTATAATACataatattgaaatttcactGTTATTAGTATTGAATTCGATGGAAGCTCATCgctgaatttttcaccatatGTGATCGACGAAATGGCACGTGAGCACAGCTTCTGATGAGATATGATAAGAAATGGTACTTTTGATGCATTAAACGAATTATTGCATTCAATTACGTATTTTCTGCTTATTTCTGAGGACTGATTATGGTATTCTATCATCTTTTTGTCCTACTCTCGAATACAAAGACCCAGTCGCCGGCGAAAACAGACAAATATACCCTCTAAAAATTTATATAGGTGGTGCAGCTGCTCCATCTCTACGCTAAAGGAAGTTATATGGAAATCTGAGATTAGACTCTTTTATTCTTACACTACTGTGTTTTTTGAACCATTTTTCTGAACGATTTTCTAACATTTAACATTACAGCACAGCTTCTAGGGCACTCTAAAAAGCCGTTCAAAGCTTCAATTGCTAAGTAAAATTTTCCATAATTTTTAGTGAAGCTAACAATATCTGGAAACCCCTTCTACTTCCATTCTCTTTAGGCTTGTTTAAATGTTCtcttattttatttttatcttttctGTCATTTTTCTGTTTTCGTCAATAAATTAGCGAAGAGGTTACGTGAAATTTAACATACAGCCTTTAACATCTGCAAGTTTGAAACAACGGATTAATTCTCAGTCAAGAACGGCGTCGATTGTAATTCTACGGCCTGTTCAGCAAATTTTCGACAATGGCATCTTTTTCACAGTATGTGATTTCCCTCGTAACAACGAGGAGGAGGAATTTTGGTTAAATCTTCGAACCATTGAATACTAACACGTATTTTAGATTTaaacaattggaaaaactGGGGAATGGTACTTATGCAACAGTTTACAAAGGGTTAAATAAGACAACAGGAGTGTATGTTGCCCTTAAAGAGGTTAAACTGGATTCCGAAGAGGGAACTCCATCAACAGCGATACGTGAGATTTCGTTAATGAAAGAGTTAAAGCATGATAACGTTGTTAGACTTTACGATGTAATTCATACCGAAAACAAATTGACGCTTGTCTTTGAGTATATGGATAATGATCTGAAGAAATACATGGATTCAAGAACTGTTGGTAACAACCCACAAGGTCTAGAACTAAACTTGGTCAAATATTTCCAATGGCAATTGATGGAAGGTGCAGCATTCTGCCACGAGAACAAGATACTTCATCGTGATTTGAAACCccaaaatttgttgatCAACAATAAGGGCCAGTTAAAATTAGGTGATTTTGGTCTTGCAAGAGCTTTCGGCATACCAGTTAATACTTTTTCTAGTGAAGTTGTAACGTTATGGTACAGAGCTCCTGATGTTCTAATGGGATCGAGGACTTATTCGACTTCTATCGATATGTGGTCATGCGGTTGTATATTAGCGGAAATGGTTACTGGTAAACCACTTTTCCCCGGTACAAATGACGAAGAACAGTTAAAACTGATCTTTGACATTATGGGTACACCAAATGAATCCACATGGCCAGGTGTTTCATCACTACCAAAATTCAATCTAAATTTCCCACAGAAGCTACCAAGGGATTTAAGATCAATTTTACAGGTTTGCTCAAAGGAACCATTAGATGACAATTTGATCGATCTCTTACACGGGTTATTACAGCTAAATCCTGATATGAGGTTAAGTGCGAAACAAGCTTTGCACCATCCTTGGTTTGCAGAGTACTACCAACATGTTTAATTAGTTATTATGTATTTCAGAAAAAAGCTCCATAATGCGGTTGTCCACCATGGTTCACTACAATGTCGATAACGGTCATATTTGAAGTGGATCTTAACAGTCGCCATAATGAAGGATCTGATAAATGCTCCTGTGCGTTCTCTCTTGAATAGAAAAGATTTaagaatttggtaaaagttTGTATTGGTTTATTAGATTTATTCTGTACGAATAAAACATCCAGAAGTGATTCTAACGGTTCGGACGAATAAATCCCCCCATCTTCCACTTTAGCAATTTCTAGTACCAATCCAACCGTTTCGAAAAAAAGttcgtcatcgtcatcatcatcatcattattgttTCTATCATAAAACCAATGAATTAACTCGTTAAGATGAATATATGGGTCCTTtaagatgaaaaatctcGAAAGAgatctgatgaaatttctatTGTAGACAAAGAGCTCAAAATTTGCGTAGAAAACTTGTGGGAAATCCATTAGGCCATCTTGTTCCCACCATTGAACAACTTTACCACTGTCACCCTCACTCATAAAATCCTGGTAAACTGCCGTCGGTATAAACCTCGAAATAGAATCCAAAATCTCCATATTAGCTGTTAGATAATTCCAAAACGCATTCACATTGAAGACTGTTTCCAACATCAACAAAACTTTCTGACCATCATGACGGTTgtcatcatcgtcttcttcattcaaCTCAATACCGTACTGCAAAGGATCCCAAACGTAGTTCTCCCATACCATACTGGAAAGCAAAGAAGTACTGGGAACCAATATAGTATGGTagaatttgttcaattcgTACATAGCAGCATTCCCAGAcatgataaaaattctctGTATTATCTCAACGGGCAATTCACTCATACCGATAGACACTTTTCCGTCATCACGTTTCCTTCTTTTATTAGTGAGCTTATCCTCCTTGCCATGCTTCAGTAGTTTAACCTTGTGTCTGTGACCTCTACGTTTCCTAGTAGGATATCCAGCAATAGCATACCCCATATTGACATTTTGTGCTTCTTGGCTTGTACGTTATGTAGCTTGGAATTTGCCAAGACTTACAGGACAAATCTGATAAAATGTGATATAATGGGCTGGGATGAacaaagaacaagagaaacAAAAGCTTACATAATTAGAAACGTAGACGTAGGCTCCTGCCACTACTTTCCCTGCATCTAGGGAAGAGCCGTGAACTGCCAAGAACCTTTTACGATGGCCATAGGAAAGGAGTAAATACGACATCccaaacaacaacaagataCATAGAAGACGTGCATGTAAATACATAAAAAAACACGCTTGGCAAGAACAACCGTTAAATCCAGCTGAATATATATCTGGATTCTCTAAAGACTCTGATCCAGCAAATCAAATAGCAATCTCGTCGCGTCAAAAGCTTTACTGAATCTTCAAGTGGTCCGCGACCTTTTTTGGCGTTGATTCTTCCAATGAAATAAACAGGCGAGATAAAATTCTTGTTAACACGATTCCCAtaacattttcaatatAAACAAAATAACAACATACTATATACTTAGGTTGagcaagagaagaaaaggagaaaagaaGACATTGTTTTACTTAAGGTTGGGAGTTAAAGCTAGATAGATATAAGCTCTTTTACTTTAATTTGTGTTCTCTTTCACATTGGTTCTATTTCTATTTCGATTTCACTTTTCATTTCAAGAGCAGGAACTCAGATCTCTCTCCCTTCATTCCCTCTTCTAAATACATTACTGGCACTTTGCTGACagagagaagaagaagacgcCGAAAAAGTCTCGAGGGAAAATAGctatattttttttattttgattgTAACTACCACAATGTCGTCGTTACTTAGAGTTTTGGTCGTTGGTGACAATTCCAATACACTGCTATATGCCTCTCGTTTCCGACTGGCAAAGAGCGTTGAGCTTTATCACGTCAGTGAAAATAAATCTAACCATTTCGAAGTGGATACTTTGGCGTATGGACATGATTCATTTCAATTAGACAACCACTTCACATCGGTGGCTCATTTAGAGGAAGCAATGAAACAATCGGGTGAGACCGGAGTCATATTTGATCTGATCATATTAAGTGCTATGtcattacaagaaatgTCGTCACTGGCAATGCAATTGAATCCAATGATCAATATCAactcaaagatttttttgGAATCTAGCGGATTTGTTCAGTTGGAacaatttgtaaaaatgTCAATGGATTTACCACAGTTAAACATCTTTAGCATTGTAACGGATTATGATCTTCGTGAAGTGCGTCCAAACCAATACAAGCAATTTGCAGCGCCAGGGGCGCAAAATTGTATTTATTTGGGTGATTCAAGCTCAATCTCATCGAAAAAGCAAAGCAGCGTTGGTGCTAGTCCGGCAAAATATCCAAAAAGTGTGGGAACTCTTTTAGCTACTTTCCAGAAATTATTCGAAAAATTGTTTCCCCAAGATAAAATCGATCTCTGTAACGGGTCGCAGGCTGATTTCTTGTCAACTATGTGGACCATGGCCATTCCAAAAATATGTTTTGATCCATTGTTAATTCTATTAGAAGAGACTGATCCACAACAGCTAAATCATCAAGTTTTGGCGAAGCCATTGATTTCAGGTTTAGTCACTGAAGTTATTACAATCTTAAAGAGTATGGGTGGTAAATTGCCAACTCATTTAGAATCTGAAACTGAACTTTTAGCACATTGGCAATCCTCCTATGCTGGTACTGGTGAAATGCCAGCCGCTGTTTACCATTTTGTTAATCGTACTTCTCCATTGAACATCGACATGCTATTGTTACAGCCAATTTTGTTAGCCGATGATTATTACATCAAGACCCCTTATTTGGAATTCCTATACTCATTAATGTGTCAATATCAAAAGTTGAATGACGGTAGTTCTAAATGGTTTGTGAGAAGAGAAACTGATGAATTGCAAAATGGTGGTAGTAACAATATTGCAGTGTTAACAGATGAAAATGAGCACTTGCAATCCCAGCTGGTCGAAGTTCGTGAACAATTGGCAGAAAAAGATTCGCATTTGAGAAAAATGGAGGCAACTGCTCAACAATCTGGATCTCAAGTACAGGCTTTACAAAACCAAATTGCATCCTTGAGGGAAGTTATCGTAGGCCAATCCCAGAAACACGATGCATTGACTCAAGAATTGAGACAGGCTCAACAACAGGCTCAACAAGTTGCACCTCTACAACAGCTACGTGATGTCAATGGCTCCAATGAACAAGAAGGCTCCTTCACTAGTGCAGTGGGCGAACCACCTCGTGAAACTACTAACAATAACCCCTATTCTGAGAATTATGAGTCAAGCGGTACTCCAGATTTGAGAGATATTGAGAATTTTGCCCTACTTGGTGTAAGTTACGGTGATACCCCACAAAGAGATGCATCTAAGCaggaacaacagcagcagcagcaaccacaacagcGTGCTGCGCCAGTCCATCCAACTCAGCATACTCCACCTCCAACAGCTACAAATGTGAATGGGGTCAACGGTGTGCCTGCTCATTCAACGGCAACTGGCGGTACATCCGATTTAGACagatctttgaaagaacgTGAGTTGGAAATACGTAGaaaggaattagaattgcaagaaaaagaattgaattttcaaaagagagctgttcaacaacaacaacataGACAACATAAATATGCTGGTGTTGCTGCTCCCGTCGGTGGGCCTGTTGCTGGTGGTGGCCCACCTTCCCCCACGTTGGGATCAAGTAGAAAACCTTCTCACCCACAATTGCAACAAGCACCAGGATTGCGTTCCAATAGAACGATGCATGGAGCTACACCAGGTGGATTCGGACCTGGTGGTGGGTATGGTGATCCAATGACTGGAGTCAATGGTAAACCTCCTAGAGCCACTGCTGGTCCAAGTGGATACGGGTTACAAGCCGCTGCCCCATCACAACCTCAGGGACACTATCCACCTCATGCAATTAAACCAACTAGTAGAAAAAACAGACACAGTAATATGCCAACTATTGGCAATGCTTCCAGCGTTGGTTTCCGCGATTACAGCAGACCAACTGCTAGCGCTGGTGCTCCAGTGGTGTCATCACGTGTCAACTCTATGTCTACAGGTAATCTGCAAAGTGTGCCGGTGCCTAAGAGCGTTAGGCAATCAAGCGTTCCTGGTATGAATTTCCCGGGCAATGGATCAAATCCAAGACTAGCAACTAATGGTAGAGCTCCAGGTATTATTGGTCCTAGTAGtactggtgctggtaaTAATGGTGTACCAGGAACTACTGGTAATGAACTTAATAAATCATTTGGTAGTGCCAATTCAGGAACGGATCCAACACATTTAACTCCTGATGATTCCCAAAATTCTGTAGCTCACCATATGAACGGTAACAGTTCTAATTTACAAGTACCGGAATTAAACAATTCTGAGAATAATGGTTCGAGTGGACCACAACCACCAATTTTACAAGTCAATGGTACCGAACCAGAAAAACCAGTTGAAATTAATACAACAGCAGACACAAATGAAGCATCAgaaattaatgatgaaaaggacGTTGCATCCACAGGTGCTGCTAGCGtagctggtggtggtgatgaaaacGCTGGAACTGGTGAAAAgggtaagaagaagaaatttggattgtttggtaagaagaagaataagTCCAAGAaatgaatttcttttatttttttagTAGATCAAATCCCATTATGCACATAAAACTAAAGTAGCGTTTTTCTAATAGTACGTTTTATAATTTATGTTAGTAGAATTGGGAGGACAGAAGGTCCCTCCGTGTGTACATCGTTTGTACCACAAGCTacttcaaaaagaaaaagaataatatTCTGATTCATGGCGGTTTCGAACCGCCGACATCTAACCTTATAATATTCAAAATTCACGTGATCaagaaaaggataaaaaaatCATTCTTATATCATTGTAAACGagagtgaaaaaattttgttAGCAAGACCGAACTTTGGGAAGGAAGACAAAAGTCGACCACCTTTAAGAGtgttattaccattgaaggtacaatttcttcaataataacaatCGACTGAATATTAAAGTACATCGATAATCCCATAATgccaattgatcaagaaaaaTTAGCTAAGTTGCAGAAGTTGTCTTCCAACAACAAGGTTGGTGGTACTAGAAGAAAGATGGGTAAAAAGACTGGCTcttctgcatcttcaaacaAGGATGATACCAAATTGCAAGCTCAATTGGCTAAATTGCATGCTGTCACCGTCGACAACGTTGCTGAAGCTAACTTCTTCAAGGATGACGGTAACGTTATGCACTTCAACAAGGTTGGTGTTCAAGTAGCTCCTCAACACAACACTTCTGTTTTCTACGGTCTTCCACAAGAGAAGGGTctacaagaattgttcCCTAACATTATCTCTCAAATGGGCCCTGAAGCTATCCAAGCTTTGACACAATTAAGTGCTCAAATGCAACAGGCTCAACAAGTCCAAAAGCCTGATGCCGATGCAGCTGCTGGTGCCGAGAAGAAAGACGAAGGTATTCCAGAACTAGTGGAAGGTCAAACTTTTGATGCTGATGTCGAATAATTTCAGTAACATCTAAAAGACATGAAataagaaaagaaataaaataaaaacgTTTGCATAAAGATATTCAGTCAAGTTCTGTAATACATATAACatttattttcttttacaaaCGAGTTTTTAAAAAAACTGAAGTCATAACCCTGTACCTGTTTGTTGAGCcctttccaaaatttcatttatGTCACCACCAATACTTAATAACTTGCTCCTGTTCCTTCTACAGGTTAAAGTATCAAAATGTCTCTTTAATGCATCTTTCCTTGCAAACCCTTTACCACACTGCGAACAGATATTAGGTAAAACTGGCAAATGCGTTCTTTCGTGCCTTCGTAAGTCCGACGATCTACGAAATACTAATTTACACTTAGCACAATGGAACTGCCTATCCTGTAGCAATGTTCCTTTAGCATCCTGTGTATCTTCGTTACCACTATCTTCCACATCTTGTCTTTCCTTAGGTTTGAAGACTACATCAGGTTCTTTCTCACTACTGCCAATCTTGATATCCTCAGTCGGGAGCAAACTTGTACTTGTATTCACATCTGTTTTTTTGAT
The genomic region above belongs to Zygosaccharomyces rouxii strain CBS732 chromosome F complete sequence and contains:
- the TRM44 gene encoding tRNA (uracil) methyltransferase (similar to uniprot|Q2XN15 Saccharomyces cerevisiae YPL030W Hypothetical ORF), producing the protein MSMNRAQFKFNLDSKSILGEQWHSMYSTRETVKFDKAHFETAMMNVIREPNINSSAILRADILQEVLCDSNGNKRTLKKCQDKELEISDPEAKKLGVDDFDVRFPPINPELDLYCSTEIVRRIIPRNPYKDAIMNQTCLILNGLKDESTSLVIYIPHTQEGDECPFYIPHVKAVAIFLHDKTLSVHYISFKNNTEQLRNESERVVRTAWRLLETAHKHSMGVMQGYQKRVRHDLVVNKVDFQDRYIALKKKYSTHLVDNWQESTDPRKHVFEDIAIAAFLIALWTKMHGPNFREKMQFRDLGCGNGILCYILLSEGIKGLGIDARHRKSWSSFPPEIQACLKEQIIIPSILVRPHPEVKKRLPHLEHNGGIFPVKVAHEVIAPATVVYTSEDLLSSPKVNVTEFPENTFIIGNHSDELTCWIPLLGFPFMVIPCCSHNFSGQRVRFNVRKSVKSSNSTVGNSTYAGLVDHVTCIANRVGWKVDQEMLRIPSTRNAAVIGCENDQLKNFPTQEVYDVIMEDGGPNGWIQNSMALMKRNPRNH
- a CDS encoding 60S ribosomal protein uL6 (highly similar to uniprot|P05738 Saccharomyces cerevisiae uniprot|P05738 Saccharomyces cerevisiae YGL147C RPL9A Protein component of the large (60S) ribosomal subunit, nearly identical to Rpl9Bp and has similarity to E. coli L6 and rat L9 ribosomal proteins and to YNL067W uniprot|P51401 Saccharomyces cerevisiae YNL067W RPL9B Protein component of the large (60S) ribosomal subunit, nearly identical to Rpl9Ap and has similarity to E. coli L6 and rat L9 ribosomal proteins), whose protein sequence is MKFIQTEQFVQIPEGVSVYIKARTIKVVGPRGTLFKNLKHVDVSFSRVSAKLIKITVHNGDRKHVAALRTVKSLVDNLITGVTKGYRYKMRYVYAHFPINVNVVEKDGKKLVEIRNYLGDKQVRHVPVREGVKIEFSTTQKDELILEGNSIENVSQNAADIQQICRARNKDIRKFLDGIYVSDKGVIQDL
- the IWR1 gene encoding Iwr1p (similar to uniprot|A2TBP4 Saccharomyces cerevisiae YDL115C IWR1 Protein of unknown function deletion causes hypersensitivity to the K1 killer toxin), whose protein sequence is MSEAPEFIRVKRRRDEDSVQALLVDEGQKKRKKGRFIFKLARTVNSDSYENADEALTPLLKLAANDHRHFVLEREGKRRRDSDDVEQVPPVGKPAKVSHLEDHQKEADDLPPEINQMVSDILNLNKNDKGEQNRPRKPSKKHFGGSNREVVSLPSNDYIYDIYHLESLKDDDLNSYKYEDLGFVKIVNKFIDLVPDEDTDPEQCSDDEDSNEENYYQNDYPDDEDDDRSIPLGSEADEESLPEEITWKKQPQDDYAELFDKLGQSDNILDSLNTSNLVNLDADDDDDDEDWHEDLDDEEFENDNYDGRNGYKANEFFPTDKDDSLAAHRDKIFGRLEKLLNKG
- a CDS encoding short-chain dehydrogenase/reductase (similar to uniprot|Q07530 Saccharomyces cerevisiae YDL114W Hypothetical ORF), whose product is MYRFAVRCKEDVEEFVAPTFGRISLNRETIALVTGGSKGFGWQLVQKLALKGIRVIIADLGPPSVDLNPNGNIVYYPCNVAKYEQIKELHKTIIKNHGIVTLLFNNAGITCISPLQETSDSDIHKVIDVNYIGAYMMIQTFLPGIIEIGQGYIVNVASVLGIASPASLTSYGASKGGLIAYHNSLSQRLKRIKMRPVKTLLVCPGKLRTEMFANVQTPSKLLAPDVDPAELASQIINAIDHNSTRTLNSPYYVNLVPFIKNLNWPYLRILKNLSGMDKSTAAAARD